One Scleropages formosus chromosome 8, fSclFor1.1, whole genome shotgun sequence DNA window includes the following coding sequences:
- the LOC108942614 gene encoding putative E3 ubiquitin-protein ligase UBR7, producing MAVNEGEEATVSLVDVLEEDEELENEASAVLGGSDSEKCSYPEGYVKRQALYACNTCTPKGGEPAGVCLACSYKCHEGHDLFELYTKRNFRCDCGNSKFKDFECKLYPEKDLLNSDNTYSHNFFGLYCTCDRPYPDPEDQIPDEMIQCVICEDWFHGRHLGCTVPESMELQEMVCEACMNKAPFLWIYAAHLAALSVTKVSTSNPEEELIVAKDGRVELKQEDTEDDHKNGTEEPSTSLNCCDEKVKISETAACKRTHQEMEGSTSKSKTNMTVCRLMELQAKGLVHSREGATFWPYIWRSKLCACMNCKSAYDKAGIPFLLDESDTVLAYENKGKKTEQEEGPHGRDPLMSALNTLNHVQQLEIIYEYNNMKTELKDYLQRFAAEGKVVTPEDIQRFFEEQHTRKRQRANAGQYYCS from the exons ATGGCGGTAAACGAAGGAGAAGAGGCGACTGTTTCTCTGGTGGATGTTttggaggaggacgaggagttAGAGAACGAGGCGTCTGCAGTGTTGGGTGGCAGTGATTCGGAGAAGTGCTCTTACCCTGAG GGGTATGTAAAGCGGCAAGCGCTTTATGCATGTAATACATGCACACCAAAGGGTGGAGAGCCAGCAGGTGTGTGTCTAGCCTGTTCCTACAAGTGTCATGAGGGCCATGATCTCTTCGAGTTGTACACCAAAAG gaaCTTTCGCTGTGATTGTGGGAATAGCAAGTTCAAAGATTTTGAGTGCAAGCTCTATCCA GAAAAAGACCTGCTGAACAGCGACAACACTTACAGCCATAATTTCTTTGGTTTGTACTGCACCTGTGACAGGCCGTACCCAGATCCAGAGGACCAG ATTCCAGATGAGATGATCCAATGTGTCATCTGTGAAGACTGGTTCCATGGCAGG CACCTGGGATGCACAGTTCCAGAAAGCATGGAGCTGCAGGAGATGGTGTGCGAGGCTTGTATGAACAAAGCACCCTTCCTGTGGATATATGCTGCCCACCTGGCAG CACTCTCAGTTACCAAAGTAAGCACCTCCAACCCAGAGGAGGAGCTGATAGTGGCTAAAGATGGAAGGGTGGAATTAAAGCAAGAGGACACCGAAGATGACCACAAAAATGGGACAGAGGAGCCCTCTACAAGCCTGAACTGTTGTGATGAGAAG GTCAAGATCAGTGAGACGGCTGCTTGCAAGCGCACACACCAGGAGATGGAGGGCTCAACCTCCAAGAGCAAGACCAACATGACAGTGTGCAGACTGATGGAGCTTCAGGCCAAGGGCCTGGTCCACTCCAGGGAGGGGGCCACTTTCTGGCCATATATTTGGCGCTCCAAGCTCTGTGCCTGTATGAATTGTAAG AGCGCTTATGACAAGGCTGGGATTCCCTTTCTCCTGGATGAGTCTGACACAGTCCTGGCCTACGAAAACAAGGGCAAGAAAACAGAGCAGGAAGAGGGGCCCCACGGCCGGGACCCGCTAATGTCGGCCCTCAACACCCTGAATCATGTTCAGCAGCTCGAGATCATCTATG AGTACAATAATATGAAGACTGAGTTGAAGGATTACTTgcagaggtttgcagctgaagGAAAG GTGGTGACGCCAGAAGATATTCAGCGCTTCTTTGAGGAACAGCATACACGGAAACGGCAGCGAGCCAATGCTGGCCAGTACTACTGTAGCTGA
- the LOC108942610 gene encoding transmembrane protein 251, with protein sequence MMNFRQRMGWVGVGLYLLASVATLYYVFEISQKYNRLTLELVEQAEGPAPPEGPASAPSLPPWTSSLKTRVLSLPFWLWVTLFLLPYLQVFLFLYSCTRADPKTVGYCILPICLAILCNRDQSFAKASNQINRLQLIET encoded by the coding sequence ATGATGAACTTCCGCCAGCGGATGGGCTGGGTAGGCGTCGGGCTGTACTTGCTGGCTAGCGTGGCCACGCTCTATTATGTTTTCGAGATTAGTCAGAAGTACAACCGCCTGACTCTGGAGCTGGTGGAGCAGGCGGAAGgacctgccccaccagagggaCCAGCCTCTGCACCGTCTTTGCCCCCTTGGACCAGCAGTTTGAAAACGCGTGTTCTGTCCTTGCCTTTCTGGTTATGGGTCACCCTATTTCTACTGCCTTACCTTCAAGTATTCCTTTTCCTGTACTCCTGCACCCGTGCGGATCCAAAAACTGTGGGCTACTGCATTCTGCCCATCTGCCTGGCCATTCTCTGCAACCGGGACCAGAGCTTCGCAAAGGCTTCCAACCAGATCAACCGATTGCAACTGATTGAGACTTAA